One region of Drosophila subobscura isolate 14011-0131.10 chromosome J, UCBerk_Dsub_1.0, whole genome shotgun sequence genomic DNA includes:
- the LOC117893480 gene encoding kelch repeat and BTB domain-containing protein 4-like translates to MDTWLQPVFTDLLENKKFSDCLIVVEPETFDCHKVILASASEFFERMFLGDFKESRCGQFIVNDVKPETFKYFLEYIYTYNIKNLKKYNSTILMDLLVVGTKWLVASLQSDCVKLLTERAKAMTIGDLLELFQGAHKSLIDVAKKNLKERYKERMNCYEALMLTSDVFEKYLIVTDGYMEEVERFKMIQAYVNVNGLHVAETSDYSGDAEPDKNEASGVIEIEDVNKVGEGIRKELCEVKPVGDTATKAVELDVGDQQEMKLKAIHSKYVRTLLGYINYENMTKAQFFEVVGKSSLLDFKEKFEKFNLTAEWQYED, encoded by the exons ATGGATACTTG GCTGCAACCAGTGTTTACCGACCTgctggaaaacaaaaagttttctgATTGCCTCATCGTTGTGGAGCCTGAAACGTTTGATTGCCACAAAGTGATCTTAGCAAGTGCATCCGAGTTCTTTGAGCGCATGTTCCTAGGGGATTTCAAGGAGTCCAGGTGTGGCCAATTTATTGTGAACGATGTAAAGCCGGAAACGTTCAAATATTTCCTGGAGTACATCTACACGTACAACATTAAGAACTTGAAAAAGTACAACAGCACAATACTCATGGACCTTTTGGTGGTTGGAACCAAGTGGCTGGTAGCCTCACTTCAATCAGATTGCGTTAAGCTTCTCACGGAGCGAGCCAAAGCGATGACGATTGGCGATCTGCTCGAACTATTTCAGGGTGCGCACAAATCGTTGATCGATGTGGCCAAGAAG AACCTTAAGGAAAGATATAAAGAACGCATGAATTGCTACGAAGCTCTTATGCTCACATCCGACGTCTTCGAGAAGTACCTCATTGTCACCGATGGCTATATGGAAGAGGTCGAACGGTTCAAAATGATTCAGGCCTACGTTAACGTAAATGGGTTGCACGTTGCCGAAACGTCCGATTACTCTGGAGATGCTGAGCCAGATAAAAATGAAGCCTCTGGTGTTATAGAGATAGAAGACGTGAACAAAGTCGGCGAAGGAATTCGCAAGGAACTGTGCGAGGTGAAACCCGTGGGCGACACTGCCACCAAAGCAGTCGAGCTCGACGTAGGCGACCAACAAGAAATGAAACTTAAAGCCATACATTCAAAATATGTCCGCACGCTTTTGGGatatataaattatgaaaatatgaCCAAAGCCCAGTTCTTCGAAGTTGTTGGAAAATCATCTTTGTTGGATTTTAAAGAAAAGTTCGAAAAATTCAACTTAACTGCTGAGTGGCAGTACGAAGATTGA
- the LOC117894611 gene encoding endonuclease G, mitochondrial isoform X2: MPIYTLFPLVAVTGAAGFLIGALAQQDISYRKLNDEMVRDPYVFRSRRKIFRALSFLGITASPTVQLTERGQSITSESSFEESETESSEIISSPDTGSVSLFEQFILWSRSQVNHIMFMTFSIGAEQPHYKEISHVASIMKYGFPGMDEIRVYKNFVLSYDRRNRIAHWVCEHIRGECLAYRDPQTLEKPNEYIADQSIPSMFCPNMRDFRNTEWVGGHMASPQNYKCNVTMFNEAYKFPNIVPISRALKNNVWLRLEHYVRELALKSGSVYVYTGPMFMPQRITFRNWAIRHHVMGMNTVAVPTHFFKVIISEHRQPGVLPFVEGYVVPNAEVDSETDLRSFLADVRDIEHFAGLKFYDGEQRKRLDFTSSDSSWDIEYIN; this comes from the exons ATGCCAATCTATACTCTCTTCCCGCTGGTTGCTGTAACAGGCGCCGCGGGTTTTCTAATTGGAGCCCTTGCGCAGCAGGACATATCATATCGAAAGCTCAACGATGAGATGGTCAGGGATCCGTATGTGTTCCGGAGCCGCCGCAAGATATTCAGAGCG TTATCGTTTCTAGGGATAACGGCCTCACCGACAGTGCAGCTCACAGAGCGTGGCCAGAGCATAACGAGCGAGAGCAGCTTCGAGGAGAGCGAAACCGAATCGTCGGAAATCATATCATCGCCCGATACTGGCAGTGTGTCTTTGTTTGAGCAATTTATTCTTTGGAGCCGCAGCCAAGTAAACCAC ATCATGTTTATGACCTTCTCAATAGGAGCGGAACAGCCCCACTACAAGGAGATATCACACGTGGCAAGCATCATGAAGTACGGCTTTCCTGGCATGGATGAGATACGAGTCTACAAGAACTTTGTGCTCTCGTACGATCGTCGCAACCGCATCGCCCACTGGGTCTGTGAGCACATCAGAGGCGAATGCCTGGCCTACAGAGATCCCCAGACGCTGGAGAAGCCCAACGAATACATAGCAGACCAGAGCATTCCGAGCATGTTCTGTCCGAACATGCGCGACTTTCGCAACAccgagtgggtgggtggccaCATGGCTTCGCCCCAGAACTACAAGTGCAATGTAACAATGTTTAACGAGGCCTACAAGTTCCCCAACATAGTGCCAATCAGTCGGGCCCTCAAAAACAATGTCTGGCTGCGTCTGGAGCACTATGTCCGTGAGCTGGCTCTCAAGTCCGGCTCGGTGTACGTGTACACGGGACCCATGTTCATGCCACAGCGGATCACCTTCAGGAACTGGGCCATCCGCCACCACGTGATGGGCATGAATACTGTTGCTGTGCCCACCCACTTCTTCAAGGTCATTATCAGTGAACACAGGCAGCCGGGGGTCTTGCCCTTTGTGGAGGGCTATGTGGTGCCCAACGCAGAAGTCGACAGTGAAACGGATCTCCGCTCTTTTCTGGCCGACGTCCGAGACATCGAACACTTTGCCGGACTCAAGTTCTACGACGGGGAGCAGCGCAAGCGTCTTGATTTCACCTCAAGCGACAGTTCATGGGATATTGAATACATCAACTGA
- the LOC117894611 gene encoding endonuclease G, mitochondrial isoform X1 — translation MPIYTLFPLVAVTGAAGFLIGALAQQDISYRKLNDEMVRDPYVFRSRRKIFRALSFLGITASPTVQLTERGQSITSESSFEESETESSEIISSPDTGSVSLFEQFILWSRSQVNHVIMFMTFSIGAEQPHYKEISHVASIMKYGFPGMDEIRVYKNFVLSYDRRNRIAHWVCEHIRGECLAYRDPQTLEKPNEYIADQSIPSMFCPNMRDFRNTEWVGGHMASPQNYKCNVTMFNEAYKFPNIVPISRALKNNVWLRLEHYVRELALKSGSVYVYTGPMFMPQRITFRNWAIRHHVMGMNTVAVPTHFFKVIISEHRQPGVLPFVEGYVVPNAEVDSETDLRSFLADVRDIEHFAGLKFYDGEQRKRLDFTSSDSSWDIEYIN, via the exons ATGCCAATCTATACTCTCTTCCCGCTGGTTGCTGTAACAGGCGCCGCGGGTTTTCTAATTGGAGCCCTTGCGCAGCAGGACATATCATATCGAAAGCTCAACGATGAGATGGTCAGGGATCCGTATGTGTTCCGGAGCCGCCGCAAGATATTCAGAGCG TTATCGTTTCTAGGGATAACGGCCTCACCGACAGTGCAGCTCACAGAGCGTGGCCAGAGCATAACGAGCGAGAGCAGCTTCGAGGAGAGCGAAACCGAATCGTCGGAAATCATATCATCGCCCGATACTGGCAGTGTGTCTTTGTTTGAGCAATTTATTCTTTGGAGCCGCAGCCAAGTAAACCACGTG ATCATGTTTATGACCTTCTCAATAGGAGCGGAACAGCCCCACTACAAGGAGATATCACACGTGGCAAGCATCATGAAGTACGGCTTTCCTGGCATGGATGAGATACGAGTCTACAAGAACTTTGTGCTCTCGTACGATCGTCGCAACCGCATCGCCCACTGGGTCTGTGAGCACATCAGAGGCGAATGCCTGGCCTACAGAGATCCCCAGACGCTGGAGAAGCCCAACGAATACATAGCAGACCAGAGCATTCCGAGCATGTTCTGTCCGAACATGCGCGACTTTCGCAACAccgagtgggtgggtggccaCATGGCTTCGCCCCAGAACTACAAGTGCAATGTAACAATGTTTAACGAGGCCTACAAGTTCCCCAACATAGTGCCAATCAGTCGGGCCCTCAAAAACAATGTCTGGCTGCGTCTGGAGCACTATGTCCGTGAGCTGGCTCTCAAGTCCGGCTCGGTGTACGTGTACACGGGACCCATGTTCATGCCACAGCGGATCACCTTCAGGAACTGGGCCATCCGCCACCACGTGATGGGCATGAATACTGTTGCTGTGCCCACCCACTTCTTCAAGGTCATTATCAGTGAACACAGGCAGCCGGGGGTCTTGCCCTTTGTGGAGGGCTATGTGGTGCCCAACGCAGAAGTCGACAGTGAAACGGATCTCCGCTCTTTTCTGGCCGACGTCCGAGACATCGAACACTTTGCCGGACTCAAGTTCTACGACGGGGAGCAGCGCAAGCGTCTTGATTTCACCTCAAGCGACAGTTCATGGGATATTGAATACATCAACTGA
- the LOC117894610 gene encoding 26S proteasome regulatory subunit 10B gives MSQTPATGTAASDAARPTVENERTKALKNYRIKLLEHRELEARLKALRDKHKVLNVEYEKSEDALNSMQSVGQMLGEVMKQLTPDNFIVKSSSGPRYVVGCRRQIDKSRLKAGTRVALDITTLTIMRYLPREVDPLVYNMTHEDPGNVNYDEIGGLGEQIRQLREVIELPLLNPELFLRVGINPPKGCLLYGPPGTGKTLLARAIASQMDANFLKVVSSAIVDKYIGESARLIREMFAYARDHQPCIIFMDEIDAIGGRRFSEGTSADREIQRTLMELLNQMDGFDALGQVKIIMATNRPDTLDPALMRPGRLDRKLEIPLPNEVARMDILKIHAGPLSKQGEIDYEAIVKLSDNFNGADLRNICTEAGLFALRADREFILQEDFMKAVRKIGGNKKLESKLDYKPI, from the coding sequence ATGTCCCAGACAcctgcaactggaactgcagCATCGGATGCTGCACGTCCGACCGTGGAGAACGAGCGCACAAAGGCGCTTAAAAACTACCGCATTAAGCTACTGGAGCACCGCGAGCTTGAGGCTCGTCTGAAGGCCCTGCGTGATAAGCACAAGGTGCTCAATGTCGAATACGAGAAGTCGGAGGATGCCCTGAACTCGATGCAGAGCGTTGGCCAGATGCTGGGCGAGGTTATGAAGCAGTTGACTCCGGACAACTTCATTGTAAAGTCGTCGAGCGGGCCGCGCTACGTCGTCGGCTGCAGGCGTCAGATCGACAAGTCGCGCTTGAAGGCTGGCACACGCGTCGCCCTGGATATAACCACGCTGACCATTATGCGCTACTTACCACGCGAGGTCGACCCTCTTGTGTACAACATGACTCACGAGGATCCTGGCAACGTGAATTACGACGAGATTGGAGGACTGGGCGAGCAGATACGGCAGCTGCGCGAAGTCAtcgagctgccgctgctgaacCCGGAACTGTTTCTGCGCGTGGGCATCAACCCGCCGAAGGGCTGCCTGCTGTACGGGCCGCCTGGCACCGGCAAGACGCTGCTGGCCCGCGCCATCGCCTCCCAGATGGACGCCAACTTCCTCAAGGTGGTCTCCTCGGCGATTGTCGACAAGTACATTGGTGAGAGTGCGCGCCTGATACGCGAGATGTTCGCCTATGCGCGCGACCATCAGCCGTGCATCATCTTCATGGATGAAATCGATGCCATCGGTGGGCGCCGCTTCTCCGAGGGAACCTCCGCCGACCGCGAGATCCAGCGCACCCTCATGGAGCTGCTCAACCAGATGGACGGCTTCGACGCCCTTGGCCAAGTGAAAATTATCATGGCCACCAATCGCCCGGACACTCTCGATCCGGCCCTTATGCGTCCTGGCCGCTTGGACCGCAAGCTCGAGATCCCTCTCCCAAATGAAGTGGCTCGCATGGACATACTCAAGATACACGCAGGACCGCTGTCCAAGCAGGGCGAGATCGACTATGAGGCCATTGTTAAGCTTTCGGACAACTTCAACGGCGCTGATCTGCGCAACATTTGCACTGAGGCTGGACTGTTTGCCCTACGCGCCGACCGTGAGTTCATTCTGCAGGAGGACTTTATGAAGGCGGTGCGCAAAATTGGGGGAAACAAGAAGCTGGAATCAAAATTGGACTACAAGCCCATTTAG
- the LOC117894890 gene encoding peritrophin-48, translated as MRGSTSYMLYALLLALVLQLSHQSQLLNSGDDVCRLFADGTKLRKPGGCNEWIVCQNQVSTTGGTCSGTTPYFSLSKGTCYKTLDTTYCASPCTSTTNGYVGSTLNCANWYYCEKKTLKGSGSCSGQFFDQKLQQCVHVENTSCAAKFEWCDIVPINVPFRDEGYCNKYYTCDKSYKLIENTCELGKYYDVQSMACVEKKVVDCGEHPLPVDVCGTKKLAVRNKFVSDGATCRGYFYCRDLGSGVPDPNPERLQCGVDYFFNVERQACMPRETQKCDEDRCDGRDSGFEVAQVNGCHNYLTCANGKEINVLTCGDEYFDVEAQKCTSTIKTYGACTA; from the exons ATGCGAG GATCGACAAGCTATATGCTGTATGCCCTACTGCTGGCTCTCGTGCTGCAGTTGAGCCACCAGTCCCAGCTCTTGAACTCTGGCGATGACGTCTGCCGACTGTTTGCGGATGGCACAAAGCTTCGCAAGCCGGGCGGCTGCAACGAGTGGATTGTGTGCCAGAACCAAGTCAGCACGACGGGCGGAACTTGCAGCGGGACCACGCCCTACTTCAGTCTTTCGAAGGGCACCTGCTACAAGACCTTGGACACCACCTACTGCGCCAGTCCGTGCACATCCACCACAAACGGCTACGTGGGCAGCACCCTCAACTGTGCCAATTGGTACTACTGCGAGAAGAAGACCTTAAAGGGCAGCGGCTCCTGCAGCGGCCAGTTCTTTGACCAGAAACTGCAGCAGTGCGTTCATGTGGAGAACACTTCGTGCGCGGCCAAATTTGAGTGGTGCGACATCGTGCCCATAAACGTGCCGTTCCGCGACGAGGGCTACTGCAACAAGTACTACACCTGCGACAAGTCTTATAAGCTTATCGAAAACACTTGCGAGCTGGGCAAGTACTACGATGTGCAATCGATGGCGTGCGTGGAAAAGAAGGTTGTTGATTGCGGGGAGCACCCGCTGCCAGTCGACGTGTGCGGAACCAAGAAGTTGGCAGTGcgcaacaaatttgtttcgGATGGTGCCACCTGCCGTGGCTACTTCTACTGCCGGGATCTCGGCTCCGGGGTTCCCGATCCCAACCCTGAGCGGCTGCAATGCGGAGTGGATTATTTCTTCAACGTGGAGCGACAGGCCTGCATGCCACGCGAAACCCAGAAGTGTGATGAGGATCGTTGTGATGGCCGCGACAGTGGCTTCGAGGTGGCCCAGGTGAACGGATGCCATAACTACCTAACGTGCGCCAATGGCAAGGAAATTAATGTGCTGACCTGTGGCGACGAATACTTCGATGTGGAAGCCCAGAAGTGTACTTCAACCATTAAAACCTACGGTGCTTGCACCGCCTAG
- the LOC117893519 gene encoding balbiani ring protein 3-like translates to MRNTDLCALWTLLLVAAASATASASVCLYELDGTRLPVATHCGRFVVCQHGEVAAIGSCPRGLHFNRELAECDFQWRANCLGLSPFAGADARADADCTCTCCADECPNTDEDGPGLTTVVTEPCDTESTTTEPDVTGATNPTEPTNDDDSDETTESNERTTDEATTDTSNGVHTTPSSPSAVPIYCSSQRDECANVSTNAKLEIPGVCGKYIQCSNRCVNEISCPSGLYFNPSSGDCDYPLNVECTPALDADSTEEIEGPSGTTCASQGVCAGKRDGTLLADPDTNGYFVCQCQCPIAMPCDEYTKFNQTAQVCDWDWSDESAAVACPEGLVFNATSNECDYPEGYVPEVVCNGTSTVCQGEAEGTLFPVDGVCNKFYKCNFNCAVEQLCPNNLLFDAKTEICDYPQNVECQWPHTPPSGPNAGPSGIACESNGRCLNAREGTYLPSETSCNGYVICQCECEVELACPEGLYWDEDLLTCNYATNVKCTFSLWLALSVLIGSLNAECCQDGEKKIDEDDCTKYYVCCTGKFVQKSCDRGDWWNWASGVCEKDSGQCSCGETPACTEGELEVNPSDCAAFLECVNGIFVSKSCPAQNYFNVTLNKCLEDTNGVCVGCVEGSTEADSEDCTKYKVCSGGKLVSKSCGSGNYWNAANSKCEKDSGECNGSPSCTEGELEKDPTDCAGYWKCVNGDLVSLKCADKLYFNVDLKVCTPDTDGVCVGSPSCTEGELKVNPADCAGYLECIHGSLVARKCPDLNYFNATQKKCILDTDNVCISKVCDPECCDKPNNWIGPVDKNCSAFIQCVYGNKFEQRCPNNLQFNPLTLDCDFPENVNCEDGSAPPSGPNAGPSGTYCESQGRCVGQRDGTMFGDASKTCSSAYVVCQCECEVDFNCSNGLLYNSLFQVCDWPENVEC, encoded by the exons ATGCGCAACACCGATTTGTGTG CTCTTTGGACGCTTCTACTGGTCGCTGCCGCATCCGCAACCGCATCCGCGAGTGTCTGCCTCTATGAGCTGGACGGAACTCGGCTGCCTGTGGCGACCCACTGCGGTCGCTTTGTGGTATGCCAGCATGGAGAAGTGGCTGCCATCGGCAGCTGTCCCCGCGGACTGCACTTCAATCGTGAGCTGGCCGAGTGCGACTTCCAGTGGCGGGCCAACTGCTTGGGCCTGTCGCCATTCGCAGGTGCTGATGCTAGGGCTGATGCAgactgcacctgcacctgttGCGCCGATGAGTGCCCGAACACTGACGAGGATGGGCCAGGTCTGACCACAGTGGTAACAGAGCCCTGCGACACGGAGTCAACAACCACAGAACCAGACGTCACAGGCGCCACTAACCCCACTGAACCCACGAATGATGATGACTCCGATGAGACTACAGAGTCCAATGAGAGAACGACCGATGAGGCCACCACCGACACGAGCAATGGTGTCCACACCACTCCGTCCTCTCCATCCGCTGTGCCCATCTACTGCTCCAGCCAGCGCGACGAGTGTGCCAATGTGAGTACCAATGCCAAGCTGGAAATTCCCGGAGTGTGCGGAAAGTACATCCAGTGCAGTAATCGATGCGTCAACGAGATCAGCTGTCCCTCCGGCCTGTACTTCAACCCCAGCAGCGGTGACTGTGACTATCCATTAAACGTGGAGTGCACACCAGCGTTAGACGCGGACTCCACAGAGGAGATTGAGGGACCCTCGGGCACCACCTGTGCCAGTCAGGGCGTTTGTGCGGGCAAGCGTGACGGAACGCTGCTCGCCGACCCCGACACGAATGGCTACTTCGtgtgccaatgccagtgccccATCGCCATGCCCTGCGACGAGTACACCAAGTTCAATCAGACGGCTCAGGTCTGCGATTGGGACTGGAGCGACGAGTCGGCTGCGGTTGCCTGTCCCGAAGGTCTCGTCTTCAATGCCACCTCAAATGAGTGCGATTATCCCGAGGGCTATGTTCCGGAAGTTGTCTGCAACGGCACCAGCACCGTGTGCCAGGGCGAGGCGGAGGGCACCCTCTTCCCTGTCGATGGGGTGTGCAACAAATTCTACAAGTGCAACTTCAACTGTGCCGTTGAGCAGCTGTGCCCCAACAACTTGCTCTTCGATGCCAAAACTGAGATCTGTGACTATCCACAGAACGTGGAGTGCCAGTGGCCACATACGCCGCCGTCAGGACCAAACGCCGGACCCTCGGGCATCGCTTGCGAGAGCAACGGCCGCTGCCTGAACGCCCGGGAGGGCACCTATCTGCCATCCGAGACCAGTTGCAATGGGTACGTCATCtgccagtgcgagtgcgaggTCGAGCTGGCGTGTCCCGAAGGTCTGTACTGGGACGAGGACCTATTGACCTGCAACTACGCCACCAATGTCAAATGTA CTTTTTCCCTGTGGCTTGCGCTTTCGGTTCTCATTGGATCACTGAATGCAGAATGTTGCCAAGATGGCGAGAAGAAGATCGACGAGGATGACTGCACCAAGTACTACGTTTGCTGCACCGGCAAGTTCGTCCAGAAGTCTTGTGACAGGGGGGATTGGTGGAACTGGGCGTCCGGCGTGTGTGAAAAGGATAGCGGCCAGTGCAGCTGCGGCGAGACTCCCGCCTGCACTGAAGGCGAACTGGAAGTGAATCCTTCAGACTGCGCAGCTTTTCTCGAGTGTGTGAACGGCATCTTTGTGAGCAAGAGCTGCCCCGCCCAGAATTACTTCAACGTCACACTTAATAAGTGTCTTGAGGACACCAATGGAGTGTGCGTTGGCTGTGTGGAGGGCAGCACTGAAGCAGACTCCGAAGACTGTACCAAATATAAGGTCTGCTCAGGTGGAAAGCTCGTATCCAAGTCATGTGGCAGTGGAAACTACTGGAACGCGGCCAATAGCAAATGCGAAAAGGACAGCGGAGAGTGCAATGGCAGCCCCAGCTGCACGGAGGGAGAGCTGGAGAAGGATCCCACCGACTGCGCTGGATACTGGAAGTGTGTCAATGGAGACCTTGTGAGTCTGAAGTGTGCCGATAAGTTGTACTTTAATGTCGACCTGAAAGTGTGCACTCCTGATACCGACGGAGTGTGCGTTGGCAGTCCAAGCTGCACAGAGGGAGAACTTAAAGTGAATCCCGCTGACTGCGCTGGATATTTGGAGTGTATCCATGGAAGCTTGGTGGCTAGAAAGTGTCCCGACTTGAACTACTTCAATGCCACACAGAAGAAGTGTATTCTGGACACCGATAACGTGTGCATCAGCAAAGTCTGCGACCCAGAGTGCTGCGATAAGCCCAACAATTGGATTGGACCCGTGGATAAGAACTGTTCTGCCTTCATCCAGTGCGTCTATGGCAACAAGTTTGAGCAAAGGTGTCCGAATAACCTTCAGTTCAACCCGCTCACGCTTGACTGTGACTTCCCGGAGAACGTGAACTGCGAGGATGGATCTGCGCCACCCAGCGGCCCCAATGCCGGACCATCTGGCACCTACTGCGAAAGCCAAGGTCGTTGTGTGGGCCAGCGGGATGGAACCATGTTCGGCGATGCCAGCAAGACGTGCAGCAGCGCCTATGTGGTCTGCCAGTGCGAGTGTGAGGTGGACTTCAACTGCAGCAATGGATTGCTTTATAATTCGCTGTTCCAGGTCTGCGATTGGCCCGAAAACGTGGAATGctaa
- the LOC117894768 gene encoding probable chitinase 10, which produces MKLLGLLWTLCVLHKTSLARVQDGFSFKTSICDGKNGGLLPMYGTCRGYYVCLDGNAVIGSCDRGTLFNPNTLHCDDALDVDCIFEAKLSDYNDGSSSESEEDEEPPKTDAPPTRRPSKQQRPQPQTQQTSDTFNRVCAGKKDGITLAKADSCSEYFVCESKQPRLRVCPTNQHFSPTRRICMKPKDAKCLVSQENNRLEEPATSAGACSEEKENSLVAHQKDCGKFLLCSNQVFLVMDCPTGLHFNSKTKRCDYPKIAKCQVKEKGNKTAAKTKNAVRKPKNRPL; this is translated from the exons ATGAAGCTCCTTGGACTGCTGTGGACCCTTTGCGTCTTGCATAAAACATCTCTGGCTCGCGTACAA GACGGCTTCTCGTTTAAGACATCCATTTGTGATGGTAAGAACGGGGGGCTTTTGCCCATGTATGGAACGTGTCGGGGATATTATGTGTGTCTGGATGGGAACGCTGTAATCGGATCCTGCGACAGAGGCACATTGTTTAATCCCAATACTTTACATTGCGATGATGCCCTGGACGTGGACTGCATATTCGAGGCCAAGCTAAGTGATTACAACGATGGATCGAGCTCGGAAAgtgaggaggatgaggagcccCCGAAAACCGATGCCCCACCCACGCGGAGACCatcaaagcagcagcgacctcagccacaaacacaacaaacttCGGATACATTCAACAGAGTGTGCGCTGGAAAGAAGGATGGCATTACCCTGGCAAAGGCTGACTCGTGCAGTGAGTACTTTGTGTGCGAGTCGAAGCAGCCGCGTCTTCGCGTTTGTCCCACCAATCAGCACTTTAGTCCCACTCGGCGGATCTGTATGAAGCCGAAAGACGCCAAGTGCCTGGTGAGTCAGGAAAATAATCGACTAGAGGAGCCCGCAACATCCGCCGGGGCCTGTTCCGAGGAAAAGGAGAACTCCTTGGTGGCCCATCAGAAAGATTGCGGAAAGTTTTTACTCTGCAGCAACCAGGTGTTCCTCGTAATGGATTGTCCCACAGGCTTGCATTTCAATTCCAAAACGAAACGGTGCGACTATCCAAAGATCGCGAAATGTCAAGTGaaggaaaagggaaataaaactgcagcaaagacaaaaaatGCAGTACGAAAACCGAAGAATCGTCCCTTGTAA